One genomic region from Daphnia magna isolate NIES linkage group LG10, ASM2063170v1.1, whole genome shotgun sequence encodes:
- the LOC116932148 gene encoding putative GPI-anchored protein pfl2: MDLAGALRMDDLSKTDLFDFVCPDTPAAFRLRDLGLHLFPVEEESSVGTAAGHHQQQNSASGSDGGGGKQQLSSHHHHHQQQQQQQQQQQHHHHHHNHHSGGMHFEWLAGTPSPDEGFGSSANSVEGNSSSGSSSTSGGRTDDVFCDDLDNNGWNKTGGNSGSASGQEYHQPQCASSMEADSTVEPKQHQQHHQHQPQDMQQQQQEQTSNYLSWTSNGEQEHNNKGQSSNVNVEPMDLDALLQIVGLPSSADGMSSGGHIHTGSFLFGPHDTLSNNGDHYGSDQYGDSPMVVKASTGLHDENEGNSSGQLFRNDPFLTATDVKFTLEFATMPTLATLSPLPPVSTLKPLGSTNFSGDSLLRSALQGKQVAVAVVPVTATVTATSPASAYPSSKPSAHPELRKALSTPVHSFKSAKVDNCSVHSADPATPPLTPLSNALSGTHTYGDCSSPQQQRHHCLVDSNAASSPMSDASSRTSPVRANVLYDNRHEVAGSTSIKETGPTMMTIGNIFTGEYQYDGSDRTANGSHPVAEENCMTTIEDLLMCNIEDLDKLKTFEKEVAESLKNICATTAPDATGDFTTSAATSTGAPSIMAGNSPTATVTVRVAGAQPVVKTRKKRGSKKRKLAELATQLSNDEDSSRLLEPGEAVGVETGTRRERLLHYCSICTKGFKDKYSVNVHIRTHTGEKPFSCPLCGKNFRQKAHLAKHQQTHTKMSAGVAKSKR; this comes from the coding sequence ATGGATTTAGCCGGGGCGTTGCGAATGGACGACCTGTCCAAAACAGACTTGTTTGATTTCGTCTGTCCGGACACGCCGGCCGCCTTCCGCCTGAGGGATCTCGGCTTACATTTGTTCCCCGTTGAAGAGGAGTCGTCAGTGGGCACGGCGGCTGGACACCATCAACAGCAGAATAGTGCGAGTGGCAGCGACGGTGGCGGTGGTAAACAGCAACTCAGCAGTcaccatcatcaccatcaacagcagcaacaacaacaacaacaacagcagcaccaccaccaccaccacaacCACCACTCTGGCGGCATGCATTTTGAATGGTTAGCCGGCACGCCCAGCCCGGACGAAGGCTTCGGCAGCAGCGCTAACAGCGTCGAAGGTAACAGTAGTAGTGGTAGCAGTAGCACTAGTGGCGGCCGCACAGACGACGTCTTCTGTGACGATTTAGACAACAACGGCTGGAACAAAACTGGTGGCAATAGCGGAAGCGCATCTGGCCAAGAGTACCACCAACCGCAATGTGCTTCGTCCATGGAAGCTGATTCGACGGTTGAACCCAAACAACATCAGCAACATCATCAGCATCAACCACAAGAcatgcagcagcagcagcaagaaCAGACGAGCAATTACTTGTCTTGGACGTCGAACGGCGAACAAGAGCATAACAACAAGGGACAATCTTCGAATGTGAACGTGGAGCCGATGGATTTAGATGCTCTGCTGCAAATTGTTGGTTTGCCCAGCTCGGCGGATGGCATGTCATCTGGCGGCCACATTCACACCGGTAGCTTTCTCTTCGGGCCGCACGACACGCTCAGCAACAATGGGGACCATTACGGCTCTGACCAGTACGGCGATTCTCCAATGGTCGTCAAGGCCAGCACCGGTTTGCACGACGAGAACGAAGGCAATTCGAGCGGTCAGCTCTTTCGCAACGATCCGTTTCTTACCGCCACCGACGTCAAATTCACTCTGGAATTCGCCACGATGCCGACGCTGGCCACGCTATCGCCCCTGCCACCGGTATCGACTCTGAAGCCACTGGGCAGCACCAATTTCAGCGGCGATTCGCTATTGCGCAGCGCTTTACAAGGGAAACAAGTGGCGGTGGCGGTGGTACCGGTGACGGCCACCGTCACTGCCACCAGCCCGGCGTCGGCTTATCCATCGAGTAAGCCGTCAGCGCACCCGGAGCTGCGCAAAGCGCTGTCTACGCCTGTCCATAGTTTCAAATCGGCCAAAGTGGACAATTGTTCCGTTCATTCGGCCGATCCGGCGACGCCTCCGTTGACGCCTCTCAGCAACGCCTTGTCCGGCACTCACACGTACGGTGATTGTTCCAGTCCTCAGCAACAGAGACACCACTGTTTGGTGGACAGCAACGCGGCGTCCAGTCCGATGAGTGACGCCAGTTCTAGAACTTCGCCGGTTCGTGCCAACGTCCTGTACGACAACCGACACGAAGTCGCCGGCTCAACGTCCATCAAAGAGACGGGCCCCACTATGATGACGATAGGTAACATTTTCACGGGCGAGTACCAGTACGACGGGTCGGATCGGACGGCAAACGGCAGCCACCCGGTGGCGGAAGAGAATTGCATGACTACAATCGAGGACCTTCTCATGTGCAACATTGAAGATTTGGACAAATTGAAGACCTTCGAAAAGGAAGTGGCCGAATCTTTGAAGAACATTTGTGCAACGACCGCGCCCGATGCAACCGGTGACTTTACAACATCGGCGGCGACCTCGACGGGCGCGCCGTCCATCATGGCCGGTAATTCGCCGACGGCGACAGTCACCGTCAGGGTGGCAGGTGCGCAGCCGGTCGTCAAGACGCGTAAGAAGCGCGGCTcgaaaaagaggaaattggCCGAATTGGCAACACAGTTGTCCAACGACGAGGATTCCAGCCGGTTGCTGGAACCGGGGGAGGCCGTCGGGGTGGAGACGGGCACTCGGCGAGAGCGGCTGCTCCACTACTGCAGCATTTGCACCAAGGGTTTCAAAGACAAATACTCGGTCAACGTGCACATACGAACGCACACGGGCGAGAAACCGTTTTCGTGTCCCCTGTGCGGCAAAAATTTCCGACAAAAGGCTCACCTGGCCAAGCATCAGCAGACGCATACCAAAATGTCAGCAGGTGTCGCAAAGAGTAAACGGTGA